One part of the Fusobacterium pseudoperiodonticum genome encodes these proteins:
- a CDS encoding glutaredoxin domain-containing protein, which produces MPKVYGSMLCPDCVEAREYFEKVNYKYEFVNITESMKNLKEFLALRENRKEFDDAKKFGYVGIPAILTDDNKIILGDEVLQVK; this is translated from the coding sequence ATGCCAAAAGTATACGGATCTATGCTTTGCCCTGATTGTGTTGAAGCAAGAGAATATTTTGAAAAAGTTAATTACAAATATGAGTTTGTAAATATTACTGAAAGTATGAAAAATTTAAAAGAATTTTTAGCTTTAAGAGAAAATAGAAAGGAATTTGATGATGCAAAGAAATTTGGATATGTTGGAATTCCTGCTATATTAACTGATGATAATAAAATTATCCTTGGTGATGAAGTTCTTCAAGTAAAATAA
- a CDS encoding riboflavin synthase subunit alpha produces MEILDKKSNRMSRANAGVSERSEFPDLQRILDFLSLRNLLSNELFFTFC; encoded by the coding sequence ATGGAAATTTTAGATAAAAAATCAAATAGAATGAGCCGAGCAAATGCAGGAGTGTCTGAACGAAGTGAGTTTCCTGATTTGCAGCGAATTCTTGATTTTTTATCGTTAAGAAATTTACTCAGTAACGAACTATTTTTTACTTTTTGTTAA